A window of the Dehalococcoidia bacterium genome harbors these coding sequences:
- a CDS encoding GNAT family N-acetyltransferase — MTTVSGEKVVLREKSITDAARDFAWRADEELAELDAATPLRMAFPEYLMFYAEELDFPTPRRCRFAIDTLDGAHIGNCMYYDLNEVQGECEMGIMVGDRNYWNKGYGTEAVNALLTHIFSTTRMRRVYLHTLDWNLRAQKAFEKSGFAPVGKLARGGRTFVRMEITRAQWESRKQTAQARAGTSARAEARK, encoded by the coding sequence ATGACCACTGTATCCGGCGAGAAGGTCGTGCTGCGGGAGAAGTCCATCACGGACGCCGCCCGCGACTTCGCGTGGCGCGCCGACGAGGAGCTGGCCGAACTGGACGCGGCGACGCCCCTTCGCATGGCGTTCCCCGAGTACCTGATGTTCTACGCGGAGGAGCTGGACTTTCCCACGCCTCGACGGTGCCGCTTCGCGATAGACACACTGGACGGCGCGCACATCGGCAACTGCATGTACTACGACCTCAACGAGGTGCAGGGCGAGTGCGAGATGGGAATCATGGTGGGCGACCGGAACTACTGGAACAAGGGCTATGGGACGGAGGCGGTCAACGCCCTCCTGACCCACATCTTCTCCACCACACGCATGCGGCGCGTGTACCTGCACACCCTGGACTGGAACCTCCGCGCCCAGAAGGCCTTCGAGAAGTCGGGGTTCGCACCCGTGGGCAAGCTGGCACGGGGCGGCAGGACATTCGTCCGCATGGAGATTACGCGCGCCCAGTGGGAGAGCAGGAAGCAAACGGCC
- a CDS encoding NUDIX hydrolase, with translation MDGRKVVEVMASPSTSPQSASYIERLVSAGGVIYRIVDGRMEVALCGRGEGALWALPKGTPELDETIEQTALREAREETGLQVEIEAPLGNITYWFQHDGTRCFKTVHFHLMRPVGGALDKHDPEFDVVQWFPVDEALRVMTYANETTVVRAAVERVRGSAPV, from the coding sequence ATGGACGGTCGAAAGGTCGTGGAAGTAATGGCGTCACCCAGCACCTCACCCCAGTCGGCGTCCTATATTGAGCGGCTGGTCTCCGCCGGCGGCGTCATCTACCGGATAGTGGATGGCCGCATGGAGGTGGCCCTGTGCGGACGGGGGGAGGGTGCTCTGTGGGCCCTGCCCAAAGGGACGCCGGAGCTTGACGAGACCATCGAGCAGACGGCGCTGCGCGAGGCGCGCGAGGAGACCGGCCTGCAAGTCGAGATAGAGGCGCCGTTGGGCAACATCACCTACTGGTTCCAGCACGACGGCACCCGGTGCTTCAAGACGGTCCACTTCCACCTGATGCGCCCCGTGGGCGGCGCGCTGGACAAGCACGACCCGGAGTTCGACGTCGTCCAGTGGTTCCCCGTGGACGAGGCCTTGCGCGTCATGACGTACGCGAACGAGACGACGGTAGTGCGCGCCGCCGTGGAACGGGTGCGGGGGAGCGCTCCGGTATGA